The genomic window TCTGGGCAgagcctggaggggaggggcgggggagcccAGGGAGCAGCGACCAGGCCTGAGGCCGGCACCCACCCCCCACACTCACCCAGGCCCGACTCCCAGGCCTCCTGGCATCGGGCGTCTGGAGCTCAGGAACCCGTAGCTGCGGgaagagcggggggggggggtcaggacGCAGAGCCCAGCCCCCCGTCCCCCTCCTGCACACAGCACAGAGCCTCCTGGGAGGCTGCCAGgtcccggcccagcccaggcggCCGCAAGGTGGGCTGGGGaggaccctggggctggggctgtgggggcccGTGGCAGCTGCAGGGTCCCCCCGCCGGGTGTGTGCAGCCTGAGGCCACGCCAGCGCCTCTCCTCCCTGTGCGGCACACGCCCCAGGAGCCCTGGCCGGACCTCACTCTGGGGTTCCAGGAGCCTCTGGAAGCAGCTCACGGCCTGGCCTGACTCGGCTTCCCCTCCCGGCCCTGGaggacggagtgccctccccacgtcccctctgtgccctggaggacggagtgccctccccacgtcccctctgtgcccaggtcagagtgccctccccacgtcccctctgtgcccgggacggagtgccatccccacgtcccctctgtgcccgggacggagtgccctccccacgtcccctctgtgcccaggacggagtgccctccccacgtcccctctgtgcccAGGTCAGAGTGCCCTCCCCAAGTCCCCTctgtgcccgggacggagtgccatccccacgtcccctctgtgcctgggacGGAGTGCCATCCccacgtcccctctgtgcccaggactgagtgccctccccacgtcccctctgtgcccgggacggagtgccctccccacgtcccctctgtgcccgggacggagtgccctcctcacgtcccctctgtgcccgggacggagtgccctccccaTGTCCCCCCTGTGCCCaggacggagtgccctccccacgtcccctctgtgcccAGGATGGAGTGCCCTCCCCAagtcccctctgtgcctgggacggagtgccctccccacgtcccctctgtgcccAGGTCAGAGTGCCATCCCcacgtcccctctgtgcctgggacGGAGTGCCATCCCcacgtcccctctgtgcctgggacGGAGTGCCATCCccacgtcccctctgtgcccaggactgagtgccctccccacgtcccctctgtgcccgggacggagtgccctccccaagtcccctctgtgcctgggacggagtgccctccccacgtcccctctgtgcccAGGTCAGAGTGCCATCCCcacgtcccctctgtgcctgggacGGAGTGCCATCCccacgtcccctctgtgcccaggactgagtgccctccccacgtcccctctgtgcccgggacggagtgccctccccgcgtcccctctgtgcccgggacggagtgccctccccacgtcccccctgtgcccgggacggagtgccctccccacgtcccctctgtgcccgggacggagtgccctcccagcgtcccctctgtgcccgggacggagtgccctccccacgtcccctctgtgcccgggacggagtgccctccccgcgtcccctctgtgcccgggacggagtgccctccccacgtcccctctgtgcccgggacggagtgccctccccacgtcccccctgtgcccgggacggagtgccctccccacgtccctCTGTGCTCAGCAGAAGGGAAGGGTGGGGTGGAGTTTGAGTGACAGCTGTCGCcgcccctccccactgctgcagtgctggggtgggTGGCTGGGGGTGCCCCCGTGTCtaaggctgcccctccccccgcccagcACCGCAGGTTTCTTACCCAAAGAAGACCAGGAGGAGAAGGATCCCaaggagcaggggctgcagggggcagcgTTTTCCTGGAAAACAGCAGGGGGCGGCGATgagccctcccccacctgccaccgCACCTGTTCCCTGTGCCTCACACAGCGGTGCCCCCAGCAGGCAACGGGggaccccagcccggccccgtgtctcccgccccagcccagccccagctccacgcCGCTCCCCTCCCACTGCCACTGCACCGAGGGGGGAGCCGTCTGTCCCCCAGCTCTGTGCCCGGGGCTCCTCCGGCCTCTCCAgggctctgggccctgcccccgctcgcctgtcctgggccctgggccgtCCTCAGCTCACTGCTGGGCTGGTGGGCGGTCGCCTACTCACAGGGTGGAGGTCGCCTGTGCCTGAGAGGCTTCTATGGGGGCCCAGCCCCGCTGCTGTCCCCAGGTGGGCCCCTTCCTAGGGACTGGGCGCTCCTGTCTCAGCGCCTGAGTCCTGTGCCCTCGGAGCAGTGGactccaggagcccaggagcaggggaggtgggggggggggctctaaAGGAAACGTGTTTTCTAAAAGGGAAATTgtggaagtgaaactgacactatgagaagcaatgacttggtcAGCCCCTGTCCTGCCTGTCCAGGGACAGGGCTGCTTCTTTCCCATGcattttgttgaactcttagtatagagtgaACCGTATGTGTATAAAGCccattgaaaatagatctgggtaggccagcgtcgcggctcactaggctaatcctccgcctagcggcgccggcacaccaggttctagtcccggttggggcgccggattctgtccctcgttgcccctcttccaggccagctctctgctgtggcccgggagtgcagtggaggatggcccaagtgcttggaccctgcaccccatgggagaccaggagaagcacctggctcctggcttcgggacgGCGCGATGGGCTgactgcagcgcgctggctgtggcggccattggagagtgatccaacagcaaaggaagacctttctctctgtctctctctctcactgtccactctgcctgtcaaaaaaaaaaaaaatagatctggGTAACAAATAagaatggagagggaggaggcggcgggTGGGAAGTCACCACGTTCCGACCTCGTTATGGAGGCGTGACGTTTGCCCTCCTTAAAtcaaaggtttctgggggaaatcAAGTCACAATGTGAACAAACCAGAGCCAAGGGTGGAAAGAATTAGGATGGAAAGAATTTCGCTTTGAGTCTTGGACGCAGGAAAGCAGGTGTGTGACAAACTTAAAACCCACCCGGGGGCGGGCGCTGGGCCTGGGGCACCCGCATCCCGCGGCTCCTGAGCCCACACTCCTGCCCGGGGACCCTGGGGGCAGCCCGAGTTcccgctcccagctccagcctggcccagttccagtctcgccaggcgtctggggagtgggagttctctcctggtctgtctgcctctccgCTGTCACCTTCATCTCTCAAATCAAAACAACAGCAAATTGAAACCAGCGTTCTCCGAGCCGTGGCTTCTGCCGTGGAGGCCACGGAGGGGAGAGCACAggtggggctgcctgggagcagGGGCGGCCCGGGGCGGcccggggcagccagggcagggccggccGGGCCGCGCTGAGCCCGCggctctccctgctgccctggtGCTGGAGCGGGGCTGCGCCCTCCTGTGGACACCTAATCCCCATGGGAGGCGCTCAGAGGGTGGGACCTGGATCCCGCCCAGCCTTGGTGGGTGGCCTGGGCTGCCCGAGGTCACCAGGGTGGAGCCCCCTGGCTCAGCGCTGCCGGCCCGGGCGTTGTGGCCACGTGGAGAGGGGACCGGCAGACGGGAGCTGGAAGATGTGTCCCCGTCTCCGCCGCACTCTGATGCTTTGCCGTGTGGAGAAGTAAAGAAGCCTCGCTCGAGACCACCAGCGCTCGGGCCTGCACCCCCCGGGGTCCCCCTCACCCtcctgcacagacacacacactcacacacacacatacacacataagacacacactgacacacacacatacacacacacatacagacacacactcacacactcacaacacacacacacacactgacacacacgtatatacacacactcacacctgcccCCCGGTTCCCCCTCACTCTCCTCCAGCAcagactcacactcacactcacacacacacatacacacatatacacactcacatatacacacatacacacactcacacacatacagacacagacatacacacatatatatacacacacacataaacatactgacacacacatatatacattcacatatatacacaatacgcactcacacacatagacacacatatatatatacactgacacatacacacatacacacacttatacatacacacatataaacacatacagacatacacacatatatatacacactcacaaatatacacatacacacatatacccacactcacatacacactcacacctgCACCCAACTGGGGTCCATCCTCACCCTCCTCCAGCAcagactcacactcacacacatacacacacatacatacacacactcacacacatatacacacctgcACCCCTGGGGTCCATCCTCACCCTCCTctagcacagacacacacactcacacacatacacatacacatacacacatatatatacacactcacatatacacatatatatatacacactcacaaatactcacacacatacacactcacacctgCACCCTCACCGGTCACCCTCCTCTAGCGAGACACActcacacgtacacacacatgtacacacacacacatacacactcatgccTGCACCCTCCCCAGGGTCCATCCTTACCCTCCTctagcacagacacacacactcacacacacatatacacatacatacacacacagagactcacacacatacacactcatgccTGTACCCCCCGGggttcctcctcaccctcctctagcacagacacatacacacatatatacatatacacactcacacatatacacacatacacacagagactcacacatacacacacacgtacacactcacacacatatgcatatacacactcacacacactcacacctgcacCACCCGgggcccctcctcaccctcctctagcacagacacacacactcacacatgtacacacacactgtacaactcacacactcacatgcatatatatacactcacacacatatacatacacacatacacacatatacatacacacacactctcacacctGCATGGGGTCCATCCTCACCCTCCTCTAGCCCACCAGTCTccagtgtgtgtgcgtgagtgcacacacacatacatacatacacacagactcacacgtaaacacatgtacacactcacacacatacattcacaccTACACCCTCCCCGGGGTCCATCCTCACCATTCATGAGCCCACCAGTCtccagtgtgtgtgcatgagtgcacacacacatacacacatacatacacacacagactcacagtacacactcacacacatacacacatgtacacacacacattcacacctgCACCCCCGGGGGTCCATCCTCACCCTCCTCGAGCCTACCAgtctccagtgtgtgtgtgtgagtgcacacacacacatacacacacagactcacagtacacactcacacacacatatactcacacacattcacacgctcacacacatacacaaacacatgcatacatacacacactcacataatacatacacacacacactcacacatatacacacgttcacacacatatatacatacacacacacgtacacacactcacacactcacactccacAGGTTCGGAAGGCTCTGGggccccagcagctctgccccGCCCTGCCGCACGCTGCCTGACCCCTGGCCCCCTCTGTCCTCACCACCACCTGACCCCTCAGCCACAGCTGACAGTGTAGACGACTCTTCCTGGAGGAAACGTGCTCGCCgggcttccagaaccttctccgGCCTTGGCTGGCTTCCCCAGCACCCTGCCCTCTGGCCCTTGCTCTTCCTCCTCCCGTGAGACAGCGTTGGAGGCGCAGGCGTGGTGGCCATGCCGGCTCCCACACCTGCACGCACCGCCCGGAGCCTCCACCctgtgtcccagccctgaccccgTGCAGCTCTGCACTGGACACCACTGCTCACCGCACCGCCCCCCCGGAAGCACGCCCAGCTTCCcgggccaccccacccccagggagcGCCCTGAGAGCCCGGGTCTCCTCGAGCTTCCATCCCTTGCGCCCCAAGTCCACCCGGCAGCTCGCCTCAGCTCCGCCTTCGAGACGGGCTCCTGACTCTCAGAGCAGCAAGCAGGCTCGGCTCACTGCCAGCGCGGGGGCCGgcacccacccagcacacacttgACCCATGAGTTGTGCACAGCAGCCAGAGGTCAGAAGCGGCCTGGCTTCCATCCGTGGAGCCCCCGTGCCGGGGAGCACGGCCCAGCCTCCGGCGGAAGGCAGCGCTGCCCCGCGCCGCCATACCCGGCACCCGGGTCCCGTCCCTTCTGCTGGGTGTCTGAGCCTGAGGACAGcagcccctcctctctgccaggccctgcccccgccccataacctcccaggtggtcccaggcGCATCCTCCGCCCTGGGCCTGGCCGCACAGCTGTGGCACTGGGCATGGCGCCTCCACAGCCTCCGGGGAAGGCGCCCTGGGGAGTGGACTCTGCCTGGCGCAGAACAGCAGGTAATAAAGCCCCGTGTGGAGTTTGACCCACCAGGGctcagggaagggagaaggcaacaGCTTTCCCGGGGCCACAGGTGGAATCTCTCACAAGCTTGGGCCGTGTGCCAGCAGGGGAGAGGCTTTGCCCAGGGTGGTGCGGAATTTGTGGGTCCAAGGGTCCTGCGCTCTGCTTTGCGGGGGAccagcaggggccccaggacctgagGCTGCTGGTGCTTGAACCGGGGCAGGACCTGCGCAGCGGGGGACGAGCTGACCGCCCTCCACGGGCCCTGCCTGTGGGATGTCAAACAGCAGGGTCGCCTGCGGTGCGTGTGGCCCAACCACGCGGAACCACGTGGCCTGGCCACATCTGTGGCTGCCACCTCAGTCTCCTATGGGACGCTTGGCATCAGAGCCAGAGCAAGCCCGTGGTGGATGCTACCAGGCCATCCCCAACCTCGGGGCTGGGGTCACCGCCCTCCGGGGGACAAGGACACCCCGAGCCTCGCCCAGAGCCCAGGAGGCCGTGGAGAGCAGGGGTCAACACAAACCCCAGGTGGCCGCgggctgcctggccctggggacacaggacCTCCTAGGCTGCAAGCAGCACACGCCTCCCTGTCCTGCACTGTCCCAGGGGTGTCCACAGACGACGTGCTCTGTGATTCGACAGCTgttgctcccccacccccaaagcagGAGTCTCCGCTTTGCTCTGAGCTCGGCGACTCTGCCACGTGACCTGCGGCCACTTCCTGTGCTGGGGCCTCCTCTGAGACCCGGGAGTCCAGAGCTGCTTACAGTGGAGCCCAGGGGTCCCCGGCCCTGTAGTTCCGGGGGCTGGGCCTGAgggtctgggggcggggctctgccCAGCAGCCCTGAGACTGTAGGGGCAGGGAGAACAGGCTAGACCTGTCTCCTGCTGTCGGACCACCCTgcccttccttccccacccctccctccccacactcTCTCCTGCCCGGCCCTCCCTGGCTGCAGGATAACTGACCCCGGGCAGCCCCAAGGATGCCTCCTCCCCTCAGCCATCTCTACCCCACGCCCCTAGCTCCCCCAGCAGGTGCCTGCTTTCCCCTGGAGGCACCGTGGTCCTGGCTCTTCTGGGCCAAGGTCATAACAGGAGGAGACCCCAGCTGACCGCTGGCTCTGTCCTCTGTGCCCTCACGGCCAGGGGTGGGGGCCGTCCAGGGGGCAGGCGACAGGGGGACAgggcactgccctcccagcaggACGTCTCGGCCAAGGGTCCGCCCCCTGCCCTAACTCGGCCACGACTGCGTCCTGCcttcccccgcctccctcccttcGCAGACCCAGCCCCACACAGCAGCCCCCAGACCCCCGGGCTCTGCCCACTCTGCTGGCCAGGCCGTCTCTGAGCCTCCGGCTGGAGCAGCTGTTGAGACGGTCAGACACCGCGGAGGGCACAGCAGCCCAGCTCCGGGGCCCACGCCGCTCCCGCTCACCTCCTCGGCCTTCCATGGCTGCTCAGGGCCCTGCAAGCCGGGGATCCAGAGGTGGAGACAAAGGCCGATGCGAGGCGGAGGTTGGCCCAGCCGGCGCTCAGACTTGGAGCCAGATCCACCTGCAGGAAGAAGCTGGCTCTTTACCCACCTGTGCCTCCTGGGCGGGTTTCTGATTTGCCCAGGATTGGCTGGGCAGCCGGCCAGGTCCACGGCCTCTACCCACCCCCACACCACCAGGTCCCTGTGTTCTCTGCAGAGTggagaattcaggcgtgagacagtgGTGAGCGTGGCAGTGAGGTTtaatggggtggggcagggtgtgagatgctgtctttttttttttttttaaggtttatttatttatttgggaggtagaattaagaaatgagaggcagagagagagagagagagagagaggtcttccatctgctggttcactccccaatggctgcaaaggccaaagttgggcagatccaaagccaggagcttcttctgggtctcccacgtgggtgcaggggcccaaggacttgggccatcttctactgctttcccaggccacaggagagagctggatgggaagtggagcagccagggctagaaccggcgcctatatgggatgccggcactggtaCCGGCACCGTAGGCGGTgactcaacccactgcaccacagcccggCCCCGAGGCTGTGTTTTCAAACTGATGTGTGGACTCCTGACGAACCCCTCTGAGCTCATTCCTTTAGAGTTTGGCCACGCTGCCCCACATGAGCCCTAGTCTCTGTGCACACCCCACAGGAGCGGCCGTGGGAAGCATTGGGTCATAAACTGACCACAGCCTGGAGTGGCCCTATCCAGGGTGAGTGTCATCTCGGGGTGCAGCTGGGACGTGGGCAGCAGCAAGAGAAGAGGGCGGCGTGGGAAGCGCCTTGGCTTCTCTGCGCCGTTTAAGGGGCAGGTGCGGGTCTTTGGCTCAGGGTCTCGCTGGTCTCCAGGGTGGGGCGGCTTCACCCTGCTGTGCTGGCTCCAGCCGGTGGGGCCGAAAGGGAGGTAGGGAGCGGGTTTTTCCACGTGGGAGTGAGCGGGGTCTTTCCAGGCTTCAAGTAGCACCTGTGTTCCCGATTTGTGCAAGGGGGATGGGCTGGAGTCCAGTCCTGTGCAGAGCCTGCGATGCCAGAGAGCACTGTTGCCTGAATGGGGAAAGGCCTCCCGGGGAGAGCCGGGAGGGGCCCGGGGAGAGCCGGGAGGGGTCGGGGAGAGCCGGGAGGGGCCAGGGGAGAGCCGGGAGGGGCCCGGGGAGAGCCGGGAGGGGGCTCCTGTTCCCATTCTGGTGGAGCGAGGGGACGACTGAGACGGCTTCGCTTTGTTTCCTGGCGGTTTGCCTATGTTTTTCTTTGGGGTCTGGTGGGCTGTTTCTACCTTCCTGCAGGGGTCTCTGCCGGCTCATCCCCAGGGCCTGACAAGCCCCGCGTGAGTTCTGGGAAAGGCGGGGGGCCCTTGCCGCTTTGTGAAGGCCCTGGGAGACCGGAGCTGGGAGCACTTCCTGCAGGGAGCTGTGGCTGCTCTCCGGGCTCCTTCCCATCCGCACAGGCACCTGGGTGCGACCAGCTTGCCCGTCTTCCCCGGGGAAGCTCCCTGTCCTGCAAGGGCGTaatgggaggtggaggtggagaccCCTGGGGGTCACTCCTAGTGCAGGTGCAGTTTCACAGATTCCTTGAGCAGTTTCCATCAGGCCCCTTCCATAAAATCCTCCGCCCAGTTTTTACGTTTGTGTCCCGAAACCACAGGAGTCACGCGGTCCTTTGTGGCTTCCGCCGCGATGCCCGAGCAAGGGCAGCTGCCGCTTCTCACTGGTGCCATCCTTCtgccggttttttttttttttttttttttttttttttttaagatttacttatttatttgaaagacagagttccagagaggcagaaatagagagagagaggtcttccatctgctggttcactccccagttggccacaatggccagagctgagccgatctgaagccaggagccaggagcttcttccgggtctcccacacgggtgcaggggcccaagaacttgggcatcttccactgccttcccgggccacagcagagagctggatcagaagtggagcagccaggtcttgaactggcgcccacatgggacgccggcaccgcaCGTGGAGTCTTAGCCTACCACGTCACAACGCTGGTCTCAAacgcagtgcagtggaggaagggtCGTCTTCTCCACAAAGGGCACTGGAGCAGCTGAGCGTCCACACGTGACACACAcgtgacacacacatgcacacacaatgtGCACAGTGCACTGCTACATACACAATACAGAAACActacacatacaacacacacgtGAACCACACAGTACACACACCACACGGTCCACAAAAGAGAACGCGAATGGGTCACAGAGCTGGAGGTGATGGGGTCCTTAGAGGCAGCACAGGAGGAACCCGGCCCCCCGAACCTCGATAGTCTCTGCACACGCCTGAGGCCTTGTCCCAGACCACGGCCTCCGCCCGGCACAGGGCCCGGGCACACTCGGCGGGAGCTGCTGGTGGCCACTGGGAACTTGTGCCGGAGAAAGCGCCCGGGACTAAGTCTGTGTGTCcacgtgtgtgtgtccatgtgcatgGCTGTGTGTCCACGTGCACATGGCTGTGCATGTccgtgtacctgtgtgtgtgtcacgTGGCTGTGTGAGTCTCTGGGtggggcagagggctgggcctgcctgggCGTGAGCTGGGCAGCTCGGCTGCAGCCATCTCTCTCCacggggagaggaagtggagcccCTGCCCCCTTTCTCCCAAAACCACTTCTGGCGCGGGGTGGCCGGGAGGGAGCGCAGgtggccaggccccgccctccccagcccctcacgGGCTCCGCATCTCCTCGTGGTTCTTGGGCACAGCCACGAACCTCAGCTTCTTCATGACCGAGGGCCAGCCCAGCAGCCGCTGGTCCCACAGGTACTCGGGGGACAGCACCTTGGTGggcttgtggtacagcaggtactTGTTCAGGTGGCTCTCGTCATGCCACACGGCCTCGATGCCGTTGGCCTTGTCCAGCACCATGGCCTGGTGACAGGCGCTGGCCAGCCGCTGCACCTCGGCCACCGAGCCCCCAAAGAAGCCCCCCAAGTAGTAGAAGTCGCCCTCGTCCGGGGGGATGTACGCCTGGGAGCGCGGCCGCCGCTCGTAGGTGAAGGCCCGGCGGTCGGCTCTGTAGAAGCCGGGGTGCAGGGTGCCGAACAGCGGGCTGAGGATCTCCACGCCCACGCGGTCCCGGAACTTCATGTCCACGTCAACACACACCAGGTAGTCCACCTCGTGGCGGAAGCGCTGCTCCGAGAAGCGGCTGATCATCTCCATGCGGTGCATGGACACGTCCTGCCAGCGCGCGTGGCTGTGCACGGCCAGCACCGCCAGCCGCCGGCCCTCCCGCAGCGGCACGTGGGGCACGTCGGCCGGCCGGTCGGTGAAGACGTAGTAGGTGACGCGGTGGCCCACCATGAAGTGCTGCTCCGCCGTCTCCAGGAACAGCCGCAGGAAAGCCACGTACCTGCAGGGAGGCGACGGCAGGCGGGAAGCGCGGTCACACCCACCCAGGAGGCCACAAGGAGTGGGGTCACCCCTGCCCCAGAGGGCACGGGGAGCAGGGTCACACCCGTCCAGGAGGCCATGGGGAGCGGGGTCACACTTGCCCAGGAGGCCACAGGGAGCGGGgtcacacctgccccaggaggccacaggctgcctggccctggggacacaggacCTCCTGAGGTCACAAGCAGCACATGCCACCCTGTCCTGCACTGTCCCAGGGGTGTCCAGGCTGCGCCCCACTTAACCTCTCCTCCAGGTCGGGGAGGGGCCCCCAGCTGAGGGCAGGgagctgcggcacagcgggtgtGTTCACGGCAGCTCAGATGGGGGGCAGGTTAGACTCCCCCCAGGGCAGCTCTGACGGGTGGGGCAGGTTAGACTCCCACCCCTGCACCTGAGCCCTCCTGCTGGATCCACTGCGCCGGCTCTGTGGGCGACAGTGTCCACTGCCCACAGAGAGCAAACCACCGCCCAGGCGAGTCCTGGGTGCAAGGCGGGCGTGGAGGCCGAggtgttcccccccccccactcactTCTTAACGGCAAACACGGTCAGTCCCACGGTCACGTTCTGCAGCCGGAACTGCTCGTCCAGGATCTCGGGGCTGAAGGTCCCCTCCCACACGAtgggagccagccagggggtCAGCACGAGGACATCACTCCGTCTGCACAGGGACAGCCACGCGGCAACGCGGGGCCGGCAGGAGGGTGGGCAACACAGCCGCCCCCACCCGGGACCCCGACTCGGCCTCCGCCCCCAGGGCCGCCCCTTCCGGAGGACTCGGCAGGACACCAAGCCGAGGACACCCAGACTCCAGCCAGCGGCTCGCGGCCGGCTcagcccgccccagccccgctgcccacTCGGGACCAGGAGGCCCCTCCCACTGTAGGAAGatccccccacagcccccaggccccagggggaCAAGGACagcaggggccgggccagggACAGAGAAGAGGACAGGAGCACTGCGGCCGAACCTGGAGGCCCCGCAGAGGACGGGAGAGGGaacgcccccccgccccgcccaggcccagTGCCCGCCCTTGCCCGACCCCCAGGACACGCCCGGCACTCACGAGGGAGTCAGCACCTTTGGCTGGGGGTACAGCATCCTGCAGGACACAGCGCGTGGTGAgtgctgggaggggcggggcgcgggcgcgggggcgTGCACGTACAGCCCACACACGCTTCCTGAGCCCCCAGGGTGCCTGTCGGCCACCATCGGGGACCCCGGGAAGGACAGGCTCAGTGAGCTGGGAGAGGGGGCCCCGCAGGCTGCAGGGAGCCCCACGGGGTCCCTGTGAGTCcgtgtgggcagggaggggctggacatggcccagggaggggcagcagaggcgCGGACCACGGCCAGCTCAGCGGTCACAGGAGCTGCTCTGACGGCCCCCACCTGAACCCCGCGGGCCCCCCCAAAGGCAGATGTGGAGGGAGAGGTCCACGGGGTCGGGCCTGGTGGGAAGATGAAGATTCAGGAAGCCCCGCAGTGACCAGGGAGCGGCCAGGCAGataacccccaccccaggactctGGTCTatggcaggtgcagggggggTTCCACAGATAAATACAGATAAGCCCAGAGCCAGGCAtggggcaggccccgcccccacttcAGCCCTGCCCACATTTAAACCCCACCCACATTGCAGCCatgccccccagccccacccacattGCAGCCCTGCCTCCAATTCAGCCCCATCCCACTGCAGCCCCGCCCCACTTCAGCCCCGCCCACACTTCAGCCCCGCCCACATCAAAAGCTACACCCCACCTAGCCCCGCCCACATCTAAGCCCCACCCACGTTGAAGCCCCATCCCCACTGCAGCCCGCCCACACTgcggccccgccccaggccccacaCCCTGGCCAG from Oryctolagus cuniculus chromosome 1, mOryCun1.1, whole genome shotgun sequence includes these protein-coding regions:
- the LOC138845527 gene encoding histo-blood group ABO system transferase-like, which translates into the protein MPGGLGVGPGVAVGDPDSRPVVALSRMLYPQPKVLTPSRSDVLVLTPWLAPIVWEGTFSPEILDEQFRLQNVTVGLTVFAVKKYVAFLRLFLETAEQHFMVGHRVTYYVFTDRPADVPHVPLREGRRLAVLAVHSHARWQDVSMHRMEMISRFSEQRFRHEVDYLVCVDVDMKFRDRVGVEILSPLFGTLHPGFYRADRRAFTYERRPRSQAYIPPDEGDFYYLGGFFGGSVAEVQRLASACHQAMVLDKANGIEAVWHDESHLNKYLLYHKPTKVLSPEYLWDQRLLGWPSVMKKLRFVAVPKNHEEMRSP